The Microcystis aeruginosa NIES-843 sequence AATAAATTACAGGCTTTACAACAACTGATGCAAGAGCGTTTAGATACGGATCATACTTTATTTTATTGTGGGGATGGTTATGTGGAAAATTATACTGCTAATTATCGTCGTCAAGTAGAGGCAGTTACTCATTTATTGGGCAATCAATTAGGTTATCGAGTTGCTACCTACACCGCAGAAACTTCCCTAGAAGAACGAGAAAAAATTCGCCAACAATTTGAGGAGGGTTATCTACAAGGATTAGTGGCAATTAGATGTTTAGATGAGGGAGTAGATCTGCCATCAATTCAAAACGCAGTCATTCTGGCTAGTAGTGGTAATCCTCGACAATTTATTCAGCGTCGCGGGCGAATATTGCGACCCCATCCCGATAAAAAACAGGCCACTTTATTTGATATGATTGTTATGCCACCGACCTTAGATCGAGAAACTTGGGAAGTAGAAAGGAATTTATTACGCAAGGAATTAAAACGCTTTCTGGAGTTTGCCCAATTAGCTATTAATGCTCAAGAAGCTGAGACTAAATTAGGGGAGATTCAAGATAGATATTGTCTTTTGTCTAATTAAAACCTGAAAAATTAAATCTTGGCAGCTTTTATGCTAGAATAGAAGTTAGTCAAGAATTGATCTGAAAGTCAAGATTGATCGCCGAGAAAAATTAACCCAACCGAATAGCGATCAATAAAGTTGTATAATTTTCTTTCCTCTACTTCTAAACTTCTATGTCTCCCCGTCAACAACCCCGCCGCATTGCTCGAGAACTTGCCCTTTTGAGTTTAAGTCAGATTAAAGGCAATCCTGAAAACCTAGAACAGCAAACTTTAAACGATTTAATTTTAGTCGCGGTTAGAACCTTAACCCTGGAAATTCAAGAAACCTTAGAAACCGCCGCTGCCGAAATTAGTCGTGGTAATGAACGGATTCTCGCTAGTGATACTAAGGCGACAAATCTAAAAAGCGCCCAAACCATGGTAAAAGAAGCGATTTCTCTTACTCACAATGCCATTAATCGTTTAGGAACCGTGATAGATTTTCCCGAAATTGTCCAGTTATCTAGTCAGTACGAAGTGCGGGAATATGCCCTAGAATTAATCGGTACAGTCTATCGTCGTCGTGCGGAAATCGAACAGGAATTAACCGGTGCTTTAGTGGATTGGCAACTACATCGTTTACCAAGA is a genomic window containing:
- the nusB gene encoding transcription antitermination factor NusB; protein product: MSPRQQPRRIARELALLSLSQIKGNPENLEQQTLNDLILVAVRTLTLEIQETLETAAAEISRGNERILASDTKATNLKSAQTMVKEAISLTHNAINRLGTVIDFPEIVQLSSQYEVREYALELIGTVYRRRAEIEQELTGALVDWQLHRLPRIDRDILQIAVAEMLYLDLPQKVAINEAIELAKRYSDDEGYRFINGVLRRVTNKLNESEKAVSTQS